In the Fundulus heteroclitus isolate FHET01 unplaced genomic scaffold, MU-UCD_Fhet_4.1 scaffold_51, whole genome shotgun sequence genome, one interval contains:
- the thoc3 gene encoding THO complex subunit 3: MASQYYQEMQESFKNNNKSREFAAHTAKVHSVAWSCDGRRLASGSFDKTASVFILEKDRLVKENNYRGHSDSVDQLCWHPTNPDLFVTASGDKTIRIWDVRTTKCVATVNTKGENINICWSPDGQTIAVGNKDDVVTFIDAKTHRSRAEEQFKFEVNEISWNNDNDMFFLTNGNGCINILSYPDLKPIQSINAHPSNCICIKFDPTGKYFATGSADALVSLWDVEELVCVRCFSRLDWPVRTLSFSHDGKMLASASEDHFIDIAEVETGEKLWEVQCDSPTFTVAWHPKRPLLAYACDDKEGKYDNNREAGTVKLFGLPNDS; this comes from the exons ATGGCGTCGCAGTATTACCAAGAAATGCAGGAGAGcttcaaaaataacaacaaaagtCGGGAATTCGCGGCTCATACAGCCAAAGTGCACTCGGTGGCGTGGAGCTGTGACGGAAGGAGGCTGGCCTCCGGCTCCTTTGATAAAACAGCCAGCGTTTTTATCCTGGAAAAGGACCGATTG GTGAAAGAGAACAACTACAGAGGACACAGTGACAGTGTGGATCAGCTGTGCTGGCATCCAACCAACCCGGACCTGTTCGTCACTGCCTCCGGAGACAAAACCATTCGCATATGGGACGTGCGCACCACCAAATGCGTCGCCACAGTCAACACCAAGG gTGAGAACATCAATATCTGCTGGAGTCCAGATGGGCAGACCATCGCCGTCGGGAACAAAGACGACGTGGTGACCTTCATCGACGCCAAGACGCACCGCTCCAGGGCTGAGGAGCAGTTCAAGTTCGAAGTGAATGAGATCTCCTGGAACAACGATAACGACATGTTCTTCCTCACCAACGGCAACGGCTGCATCAATATTCTGAG TTATCCGGATCTGAAGCCCATCCAGTCCATCAACGCTCACCCGTCCAACTGCATATGCATCAAGTTCGACCCCACAGGGAAATACTTCGCCACAGGAAGTGCCGACGCCCTCGTTAGTCTGTGGGACGTAGAGGAGCTGGTGTGTGTGCGCTGCTTCTCCAG ACTGGACTGGCCAGTGAGGACGCTGAGCTTCAGCCACGATGGGAAGATGTTGGCCTCCGCGTCTGAGGATCATTTCATTGACATCGCCGAGGTGGAAACCG GTGAGAAGCTGTGGGAGGTGCAGTGCGATTCTCCAACATTCACAGTCGCCTGGCATCCGAAGAGACCCCTGCTGGCCTACGCCTGCGACGACAAGGAGGGCAAATACGACAACAACCGCGAGGCAGGGACAGTGAAACTGTTTGGCCTTCCCAACGACTCCTGA